GAGGTAAGAAACGAAGAAAGTGGCGCCAATGGTGGTGAGCTGTTCTCCTCCCTCAAATGAAAATACATGGCGTCCCGTAGTCGCGCGCGTCATTTTTTAACTCCTCGCAAATTCGATTTGGATAGTAGTCAAACGCAATGTGAAAGTTTTTTGTTCATATGCATAGCTAAGTTTGGACAGTTGTTCCCGCGTTAGGGGGTCATATTTTGCAAAAAACATCCATACACGCCCCCCATCATCGAGACCTGCGTCCGTCAAACACGCCCACCGCCAATCCACGGCAAAAACCTTAACGCAATCGAACATCACCGACAAGGCCTAAATCCGGCCTCGGCCGCCCCTTTCCCGACCATCCCTTTTCTTGACACCCCGGGGGTAAAGTTGTATGAACAATCCCGGCCGCAAACGGGATTTTATTTTTCCTCCTTTGGCGACCGCTGGTCTTTTCGTCACGCAAGGAGTCGCGTCATGATGAATCTCAAACCCGAAGTCGTCGCACAGTTGGAGCGGGTGCTGTCGTCGCTGGAGCAGTTGCTGCCGACGGCGGTGGGGCCGGTGGACTGGAGCGTCTGCCATGCCGCCAACTGGCGCCGCCATTCCTTTTCCGGCTATCTGGAGCCGGTGGAGTCGGTCCCCTCGACCCGCCTCGACGATCTGCTCGGCATCGATGAACAGAAGTCGGTCGTTGAAGTGAATACCCGCCAGTTCCTCAAGGGCTATCCGGCGAACAACGTATTGCTCTGGGGGAGCCGGGGGACGGGCAAGTCGTCGCTGGTGCGGGCGCTGCTCAACAGCTACGCCGACCAAGGGCTGCGGGTGATCCAGGTGGACAAAGAGGATCTTATCCATCTGCCCGGCATTTTCTCCGCCATCAAGGGCCAGCCCTACAAATTCATCCTGCTCTGCGACGACCTTTCCTTCGAGCACGGCGAGCTGACCTACAAGATGCTCAAGAGCGCCCTCGACGGCTCGGTCTACGCGGCGCCGAAGAACGTGCTCATCTATGTCACCTCCAACCGCCGCTACCTGATTCCCGAATATCCCACCGACAACCTCGGCTCGAAGCTGGTCAACGGCGAGGTCCATCACGGC
This genomic window from Desulfuromonas acetexigens contains:
- a CDS encoding ATP-binding protein, with translation MMNLKPEVVAQLERVLSSLEQLLPTAVGPVDWSVCHAANWRRHSFSGYLEPVESVPSTRLDDLLGIDEQKSVVEVNTRQFLKGYPANNVLLWGSRGTGKSSLVRALLNSYADQGLRVIQVDKEDLIHLPGIFSAIKGQPYKFILLCDDLSFEHGELTYKMLKSALDGSVYAAPKNVLIYVTSNRRYLIPEYPTDNLGSKLVNGEVHHGEAIEEKISLSDRFGLWVAFHVFTQDHYLRVAQQCVEKLCREQGVPSRWSEEARKAAVQWSHDKSKRCGRTALQFASHWVGRDLLKG